A single genomic interval of Halorubrum aethiopicum harbors:
- a CDS encoding pyridoxal phosphate-dependent aminotransferase translates to MEIPPFELERWLDEYEPDADLMLAESGVRSLPVDRFDLDVGELGYVIPTDGEPAFRAEIAERYGRDAEEVVLTCGTQEADYLTFMSLLDEGDHSVVVSPTYQSLASVPESIGEVTEVRTEPPAWDLSVDAVAEAMRPETRLVVLTNPSNPTGKYLGPETMEALYDLVAENDAYLLVDEVYRMLADDPHPPAAALGPRAISAAGVSKSYGLAGARVGWVVADAAIADGVRRWKDYTTISPPLVGSHVARQALGEQEDDILEANRAHAKANRERVAEFLDRHGLEWFEPTGVNGFPTVPDGFESGKEFCRSVFDAESVVLAPGEVFGHPDRFRIGFGLHTEELEEGLDRIGRHIEAER, encoded by the coding sequence ATGGAGATCCCCCCCTTCGAACTCGAACGCTGGCTCGACGAGTACGAACCGGACGCCGACCTGATGCTCGCAGAGAGCGGCGTGCGGAGCCTCCCAGTCGACAGGTTCGACCTCGACGTGGGCGAGCTCGGATACGTCATCCCGACCGACGGGGAGCCGGCGTTCCGCGCGGAGATCGCCGAACGCTACGGCCGGGACGCGGAGGAGGTCGTCCTCACCTGCGGGACGCAGGAGGCGGACTACCTCACGTTCATGTCGCTCTTGGACGAGGGCGACCACAGCGTCGTCGTCTCGCCGACCTACCAGTCGCTGGCGAGCGTGCCCGAATCGATCGGCGAGGTGACCGAGGTCCGGACGGAGCCGCCGGCGTGGGACCTCTCCGTCGACGCCGTCGCGGAGGCGATGCGACCCGAAACCCGGCTCGTCGTCCTCACGAACCCGAGCAACCCGACGGGGAAGTACCTCGGCCCCGAGACGATGGAGGCGCTGTACGACCTCGTCGCCGAAAACGACGCGTACCTCCTCGTCGACGAGGTGTACCGGATGCTGGCCGACGATCCCCACCCGCCGGCCGCCGCGCTCGGGCCGCGGGCGATCTCGGCCGCCGGCGTCTCGAAGTCGTACGGGCTGGCGGGCGCGCGCGTGGGCTGGGTCGTCGCGGACGCGGCGATCGCGGACGGGGTGCGAAGGTGGAAGGACTACACGACGATCTCGCCGCCGCTCGTCGGGAGCCACGTCGCGAGACAGGCGCTCGGCGAGCAGGAGGACGACATCCTCGAGGCGAACCGCGCGCACGCGAAGGCGAACCGGGAGCGCGTCGCGGAGTTCCTCGACCGCCACGGACTCGAGTGGTTCGAGCCGACGGGCGTGAACGGGTTCCCGACCGTCCCCGACGGGTTCGAGAGCGGCAAGGAGTTCTGTCGGTCGGTGTTCGACGCCGAGAGCGTCGTCCTCGCGCCCGGCGAGGTCTTCGGCCACCCCGACCGCTTCCGGATCGGCTTCGGCCTCCACACGGAGGAACTCGAGGAGGGGCTCGACCGGATCGGCCGCCACATCGAGGCCGAGCGCTGA
- a CDS encoding bacteriorhodopsin, whose amino-acid sequence MLANVTVWAWIGAVGMLAGTVPSLWLWYRRPSEARYYATLAGVTGIAAVAYAAMGLGVGNVVTSGGTLPAARYVDWLLTTPLLIAYLALLVRADRATIATLIAVDVVVIAGGVVAVATIGTVSWAAFAVASFAYLGLVYGLLVKLPRSAAARADRVRAVFYTLRNITVVLWTLYPVVWLLAPTGFGLLTPATEMLVFVYLDFVSKVGFAIVAVGGADAIAYLEDDAARGSETDTGPSPAGAESAD is encoded by the coding sequence ATGCTCGCGAACGTGACCGTCTGGGCGTGGATCGGCGCGGTCGGGATGCTCGCCGGAACGGTTCCCTCGCTGTGGCTGTGGTACCGGCGGCCCTCGGAGGCGAGGTACTACGCGACGCTCGCCGGCGTCACGGGGATCGCGGCGGTCGCGTACGCCGCGATGGGCCTCGGCGTCGGCAACGTCGTCACGTCGGGCGGGACGCTGCCGGCCGCCCGATACGTCGACTGGCTGCTCACGACGCCGCTTCTGATCGCCTACCTCGCGCTGCTCGTCCGGGCCGATCGAGCGACGATCGCGACGCTGATCGCCGTCGACGTAGTTGTGATCGCGGGCGGCGTCGTCGCCGTCGCGACGATCGGAACCGTCTCGTGGGCGGCGTTCGCCGTCGCCTCGTTCGCGTACCTCGGGCTCGTCTACGGGCTGCTCGTGAAGCTCCCGCGGTCGGCCGCGGCGCGGGCGGACCGCGTGCGCGCCGTCTTCTACACGCTCCGGAACATCACGGTCGTCCTCTGGACGCTGTACCCCGTCGTCTGGCTGCTCGCGCCGACCGGGTTCGGCCTGCTCACGCCCGCGACGGAGATGCTCGTGTTCGTCTACCTCGATTTCGTCTCGAAGGTCGGGTTCGCGATCGTCGCCGTCGGGGGCGCGGACGCGATCGCGTACCTCGAGGACGACGCCGCTCGCGGGAGCGAGACCGATACCGGGCCGTCCCCGGCGGGCGCGGAGTCGGCGGACTGA
- a CDS encoding MFS transporter, translating into MYDPLSALRGFSRPVYVVGAGQFVNLFGSGLVYPFATVHFHLSVGIALSLVGIGLLANNLGTAAGTTLGGYAADRYGRKPVMVTSMALSSVTLAAYAGVEPLAAATPLSPAISFVAVAAAAGVTLGLYAPAAQAMIADLTDGETRDRGYALLKVGNNAGFGLGFVVGGILYEFAELSVFLGNGLTSGVVAVVLFAFVPRVRTATRDVALRDSVGDWGRAVADRRILALAGLNVGFAVMYAQMQATVPVVAIETLGLSSGQLGTLYTLNPLVIVVLQLPIVAAVTDWRRTRGLVVSAGLWGVSMLAVWAAAGVPARVGVGLVGAFLVLRTLGEILHAPLVTSLASDLGEASERGSQLSLLEVAKRLGFGVGSAVGGAFFDYGLEWLLWPSLAAVCGILAVGLLRFERSISAAENGRTASRSEPATES; encoded by the coding sequence GTGTACGACCCGCTCTCCGCGCTCCGAGGGTTCTCCCGTCCGGTGTACGTGGTGGGGGCGGGCCAGTTCGTCAACCTGTTCGGGTCGGGACTGGTGTACCCGTTCGCCACGGTCCACTTCCATCTCTCCGTCGGCATCGCGCTCTCGCTCGTCGGGATCGGGCTGCTCGCGAACAACCTCGGCACCGCCGCCGGCACGACCCTCGGGGGCTACGCCGCCGACCGGTACGGACGGAAACCCGTCATGGTGACGAGCATGGCGCTGTCGTCGGTCACGCTCGCGGCGTACGCGGGCGTCGAGCCGCTCGCGGCGGCGACGCCGCTCTCCCCGGCGATCTCGTTCGTCGCCGTCGCGGCCGCCGCGGGCGTCACCCTCGGCCTGTACGCGCCCGCCGCCCAGGCGATGATCGCCGACCTCACCGACGGGGAGACGCGGGACCGCGGCTACGCCCTCCTCAAGGTCGGGAACAACGCGGGCTTCGGCCTCGGCTTCGTGGTCGGAGGGATCCTCTACGAGTTCGCGGAGCTCTCGGTGTTCCTCGGCAACGGGCTCACCTCCGGAGTCGTCGCGGTCGTGCTGTTCGCGTTCGTCCCCCGCGTCCGCACCGCCACCCGCGACGTCGCCCTCCGCGACTCCGTCGGCGACTGGGGGCGGGCGGTCGCCGACCGGCGGATCCTCGCGCTCGCGGGACTCAACGTCGGGTTCGCCGTGATGTACGCACAGATGCAGGCGACCGTCCCGGTCGTCGCGATCGAGACGCTCGGGCTGAGTTCGGGACAGCTCGGTACCCTCTACACGCTCAACCCGCTCGTGATCGTCGTCCTCCAGCTGCCGATCGTGGCCGCGGTCACCGACTGGCGACGAACCCGCGGGCTCGTCGTCTCGGCGGGGCTGTGGGGCGTCTCGATGCTCGCCGTCTGGGCGGCGGCCGGCGTCCCCGCGCGGGTCGGCGTCGGACTCGTCGGCGCGTTCCTGGTGTTGCGGACCCTCGGCGAGATCCTCCACGCGCCGCTCGTCACGTCGCTCGCGTCGGACCTCGGCGAGGCGAGCGAGCGGGGGTCACAGCTCTCGCTCCTCGAGGTCGCGAAGCGGCTCGGGTTCGGCGTCGGATCGGCGGTCGGCGGGGCGTTCTTCGACTACGGCCTCGAGTGGCTGCTGTGGCCGTCGCTCGCGGCCGTCTGCGGGATCCTCGCCGTCGGACTCCTCCGGTTCGAGCGGTCGATCTCGGCGGCGGAGAACGGGCGCACCGCCTCGCGCTCCGAGCCCGCGACCGAGTCGTGA
- a CDS encoding acyl-CoA dehydrogenase family protein: MDLLDESVVPERAREIKREAREFADEHIAPNAEAYYESGEYPWEVLEAGMDAGLVAQDIGEEYGGKGFDLAQVLAIAEEFYRADAGIALTLQLASFGCEMLERYGTDAQKEKYLRPVAENDQISGLAVSEPETGSDLAGMTTEAEKVEGGYEITGEKYWVGNAVEADWLTVYAKTGESDDRYSNYTLFVVETDSEGYEAEHIPEKMGMRASKQGHIVLDDCFVPEENVIGSEGGGFYVLADFFNHGRVIVGGHGLGLAAAAIEEAEAFVHDRNAFGRTVNEFQAVQHTLSDMRIGFESARALNWRACEKVANGEDAGYWAALTKTKSTEVAVDCAEKGMKLHGGRSVLADRRIARVYRDARIPVIYEGANDIQRNLIYRQSR; the protein is encoded by the coding sequence ATGGACCTACTCGACGAGAGCGTCGTGCCGGAGCGCGCACGGGAGATCAAACGCGAGGCCCGCGAGTTCGCCGACGAGCACATCGCGCCGAACGCCGAGGCGTACTACGAGTCCGGCGAGTATCCCTGGGAGGTGCTCGAGGCCGGGATGGACGCCGGGCTCGTCGCCCAGGACATCGGCGAGGAGTACGGCGGGAAGGGGTTCGACCTCGCGCAGGTGCTCGCGATCGCGGAGGAGTTCTACCGCGCCGACGCCGGCATCGCCCTCACGCTCCAGCTCGCCAGCTTCGGCTGTGAGATGCTCGAGCGGTACGGCACCGACGCACAGAAAGAAAAGTACCTCCGGCCGGTCGCGGAGAACGACCAGATCTCGGGGCTCGCGGTGTCGGAGCCGGAGACGGGCTCCGACCTCGCGGGGATGACGACGGAGGCGGAGAAGGTCGAGGGGGGCTACGAGATCACCGGCGAGAAGTACTGGGTCGGCAACGCGGTGGAGGCCGACTGGCTCACCGTCTACGCGAAAACGGGCGAGAGCGACGACCGCTACTCCAACTACACGCTCTTCGTCGTCGAGACCGATTCGGAGGGGTACGAGGCCGAACACATCCCCGAGAAGATGGGGATGCGCGCGTCGAAGCAGGGCCACATCGTCCTCGACGACTGTTTCGTCCCCGAGGAGAACGTGATCGGCAGCGAGGGCGGCGGCTTCTACGTCCTCGCGGACTTCTTCAACCACGGTCGGGTTATCGTCGGCGGCCACGGGCTGGGGCTCGCCGCCGCCGCCATCGAGGAGGCGGAGGCGTTCGTCCACGACCGCAACGCGTTCGGCCGCACCGTCAACGAGTTCCAGGCGGTCCAACACACCCTCTCGGACATGCGGATCGGCTTCGAGTCCGCCCGGGCGCTCAACTGGCGCGCCTGCGAGAAGGTCGCGAACGGCGAGGACGCCGGCTACTGGGCCGCCCTGACGAAGACGAAGTCCACGGAGGTCGCGGTCGACTGCGCCGAGAAGGGGATGAAGCTCCACGGCGGGCGCTCCGTCCTCGCCGACCGCCGGATCGCCCGCGTCTACCGCGACGCGCGGATCCCGGTGATCTACGAGGGCGCGAACGACATCCAGCGCAACCTCATCTACCGGCAGTCGCGCTGA
- a CDS encoding adenylosuccinate synthase, with product MTVTIVGSQLGDEGKGALVDRWGGDADVVVRYQGGDNAGHTVVEGGEEYKLSLVPSGAVRGTIGVLGNGCVVNPRTLFSEIDALRDRGLDPDVRVARRAHVILPYHRVLDGIEEAVKADDDAGDEVGTTGRGIGPTYEDKAGRRGIRIGDLLDRDVLRERLEYAVSHNRAVAEGVYGLDVADSEHAEAFDVDALFEEFAEFGDRLDDDGMTVNCSDFLHRRREAGDRILFEGAQGTSIDVDHGNYPFVTSSNPTAGGAAVGSGLGVTTVGSGEVVGIVKAYLSRVGSGPMPTELDGDDREESLADDIREKGGEFGTVTGRPRRIGWLDLPMLRHASRVSGFTGVAINHVDVLADLEELQVCVGYDLDGERLDTVPTTTRQWERCEPVYREFDTWSAVDWTAVAAEGYEALPEATRAYVEFVADETDAAVYAVGVGPDREETIELANPFDA from the coding sequence ATGACAGTCACCATCGTCGGCTCCCAACTCGGGGACGAGGGCAAGGGCGCGCTCGTCGACCGGTGGGGAGGGGACGCGGACGTCGTAGTCCGTTATCAGGGCGGCGACAACGCCGGCCACACCGTCGTCGAAGGCGGCGAGGAGTACAAGCTATCGCTGGTGCCGAGCGGCGCGGTTCGGGGCACGATCGGCGTGTTGGGCAACGGCTGCGTGGTCAACCCGCGGACGCTCTTCTCGGAGATCGACGCGCTCCGCGACCGCGGGCTCGACCCCGACGTCCGGGTCGCGCGCCGGGCGCACGTCATCCTCCCGTACCACCGGGTCCTCGACGGGATCGAGGAGGCGGTCAAGGCCGACGACGACGCCGGCGACGAGGTGGGCACCACGGGCCGCGGGATCGGCCCCACCTACGAGGACAAGGCGGGCCGTCGCGGGATCCGGATCGGCGACCTGCTCGACCGGGACGTGCTCCGCGAGCGCCTCGAGTACGCCGTCTCGCACAACCGCGCCGTCGCCGAGGGCGTCTACGGGCTCGACGTGGCGGACTCCGAGCACGCCGAGGCCTTCGACGTCGACGCGCTCTTCGAGGAGTTCGCCGAGTTCGGCGACCGCCTCGACGACGACGGGATGACCGTCAACTGTAGCGACTTCCTCCACCGCCGCCGGGAGGCGGGCGACCGGATCCTCTTCGAGGGCGCACAGGGGACCTCCATCGACGTCGACCACGGCAACTACCCCTTCGTCACCTCCTCGAACCCGACCGCCGGCGGGGCGGCCGTCGGCTCCGGGCTCGGCGTCACGACCGTCGGGTCGGGCGAGGTCGTCGGCATCGTGAAGGCGTACCTCTCGCGGGTCGGCTCGGGGCCGATGCCCACGGAGCTCGACGGCGACGACCGCGAGGAGTCGCTCGCCGACGACATCCGCGAGAAGGGCGGGGAGTTCGGGACGGTCACCGGCCGGCCGCGGCGGATCGGTTGGCTCGACCTCCCGATGTTGCGCCACGCCTCGCGCGTCTCTGGGTTCACGGGCGTCGCGATCAACCACGTCGACGTGCTCGCGGACCTCGAGGAGCTTCAGGTCTGCGTAGGCTACGACCTCGACGGCGAGCGGCTCGACACCGTCCCCACGACGACCCGGCAGTGGGAGCGGTGTGAGCCGGTCTACCGCGAGTTCGACACCTGGTCGGCGGTCGACTGGACCGCGGTCGCGGCGGAGGGGTACGAGGCGCTCCCCGAGGCGACGCGGGCCTACGTCGAGTTCGTCGCCGACGAGACCGACGCGGCGGTGTACGCGGTGGGCGTCGGCCCGGACCGCGAGGAGACCATCGAGCTGGCGAACCCGTTTGACGCGTAG
- a CDS encoding methyl-accepting chemotaxis protein encodes MGFEPLSRLRASYGVKLASSLVGVMGVSVAYGVVVYGRTGDLGPAGEEVRSGLVGMTLLAVIGIALIGVTVGSNTVVSLRQLTRKAERMADGDLDVALETGRSDEIGRLFSAFDGMRGSLRREIREAEEARADAEAARREADERAATIERKATAYEEAMRALADGDLTRRVDPDCESDPIRRVGTAFNEMAAELEGTVASVASVAEDTATVAGTVDDRTENLRSTTGTVSGAVSEIADGARTQRDDLRATTDEAESLASSAEEVAATVGEVAETAEHAAAVGEEGQEAAEAALAQMDAVEAVTSETTDEIEALAEEIEEIGEVVDTIAEIAEQTNMLALNASIEAARSDADGAGFAVVAEEVKSLAERTQESAAEIEDRIGAVQARAEAGVDSIAETEDRIETGVDTVETSIDALERLAEASERTDESMTEITRATESQAETVDTVVGHVEDVAAISAQTASAAGDVTGAVDEQERTLAAVENAAEALSSRAGRLRRTVESFEYDADEADETGGGLDLEGVVSESVPSEGVATSDGGRDLVSGDDPGADGGRTAFDFAGDGPEGVN; translated from the coding sequence ATGGGATTCGAACCGCTATCTCGACTCCGAGCCAGTTACGGCGTGAAGCTCGCGTCGTCGCTGGTCGGAGTGATGGGTGTCTCGGTCGCGTACGGGGTCGTCGTCTACGGCCGTACGGGAGATCTCGGTCCCGCGGGGGAGGAGGTCCGGTCCGGGTTGGTCGGCATGACGTTACTCGCCGTGATAGGGATCGCGCTGATCGGGGTGACCGTGGGCTCGAACACGGTCGTCTCGCTGCGACAGCTCACCCGGAAGGCCGAGCGGATGGCCGACGGCGACCTCGACGTCGCCCTCGAGACCGGACGCAGCGACGAGATCGGCCGGCTCTTCTCGGCGTTCGACGGGATGCGCGGCTCGCTCAGACGCGAGATCCGCGAGGCCGAGGAGGCGCGGGCGGACGCCGAGGCGGCGCGCCGCGAGGCCGACGAGCGGGCCGCGACGATCGAGCGCAAGGCGACCGCCTACGAGGAGGCGATGCGGGCGCTCGCCGACGGCGACCTCACCCGGCGGGTCGACCCCGACTGCGAGAGCGACCCGATCCGTCGGGTCGGGACCGCGTTCAACGAGATGGCGGCCGAGCTCGAGGGGACGGTCGCGTCGGTCGCGTCCGTCGCCGAGGACACCGCGACCGTCGCCGGGACGGTCGACGACCGGACCGAGAACCTGCGGTCGACGACGGGGACGGTCTCCGGGGCCGTCTCGGAGATCGCCGACGGCGCGCGGACCCAGCGCGACGACCTGCGCGCGACGACCGACGAGGCCGAGTCGCTCGCCTCCTCCGCGGAGGAGGTCGCGGCGACGGTGGGCGAAGTCGCCGAGACCGCCGAACACGCCGCGGCGGTCGGCGAGGAGGGACAGGAGGCGGCCGAGGCCGCGCTCGCGCAGATGGACGCCGTCGAGGCGGTCACCTCCGAGACGACCGACGAGATCGAGGCGCTCGCCGAGGAGATCGAGGAGATCGGCGAGGTCGTCGACACGATCGCCGAGATCGCGGAACAGACCAACATGCTCGCGCTCAACGCCTCGATCGAGGCGGCGCGCTCCGACGCCGACGGCGCGGGCTTCGCCGTCGTCGCCGAGGAGGTCAAGAGCCTCGCCGAGCGGACCCAGGAGTCCGCCGCCGAGATCGAAGATCGGATCGGCGCGGTCCAGGCGCGCGCCGAGGCGGGCGTCGACTCGATAGCTGAGACCGAAGACCGGATCGAGACCGGCGTCGACACCGTCGAGACCTCGATCGACGCGCTCGAGCGGCTCGCGGAGGCCTCGGAACGGACCGACGAGAGCATGACGGAGATCACCCGTGCGACGGAGTCGCAGGCGGAGACGGTGGACACCGTCGTCGGCCACGTCGAGGACGTCGCCGCCATCAGCGCACAGACCGCGAGCGCCGCCGGCGACGTCACCGGCGCGGTCGACGAACAGGAGCGGACCCTCGCCGCCGTCGAGAACGCGGCCGAGGCCCTCTCGAGCCGCGCCGGCCGCCTCCGACGCACCGTCGAGAGCTTCGAGTACGACGCCGACGAGGCGGACGAAACCGGCGGTGGCCTCGACCTGGAGGGGGTCGTCTCCGAGAGCGTTCCCTCCGAGGGGGTGGCGACCTCCGACGGCGGGCGGGACCTCGTTTCGGGCGACGACCCCGGTGCCGACGGGGGACGCACCGCCTTCGACTTCGCCGGCGACGGCCCGGAGGGGGTGAACTGA
- a CDS encoding MutS-related protein, with the protein MRLEDYWGIGPKTSELLTAELGVERAVEAIESADVRALVDAGLHRGRATRILRRANGEAGMGVLATGDTREVYDDLLTLAAGYALTEHAADRIRVLTPSLDRDAIETRLAEVVAARDAWRALDDGERDRVVDAFAAYDEAGGTDRAAVETALALREVGLTGETFDALADLDDDALREAADALGNVRGSLGDDDVEVAPGADDELDRLRERLAAAEDLADSAFDVLETVRDGSLRDFEALEAATVDHVATETGVDPATVRAAAPDDALDAADFVSATLRGLVEELSAAVDEREADVAADLSDRIGDAGGDVSRAVEVVSDVAVDLSLGRFAAEYDLVRPRLVEDGLAVRNARSPFVDGDVQPVSYAVGDHSLPAGAGVSAAESPPAGDRVSVLTGANSGGKTTLLETLCAVALLASMGLPVPAEEAEVGTFDRVVFHRRHASFNAGVLESTLRSVVPPLVEEGRTLMLVDEFEAITEPGRAADLLNGLVDLTVERGALGVYVTHLADDLSPLPDPARIDGIFAEGLTNDLELRVDYQPRFGTVGKSTPEFIVSRLVANASDRAVRGGFEHLAAAVGEEAVQRTLSDARWTPEGDRSADE; encoded by the coding sequence ATGCGACTCGAGGACTACTGGGGGATCGGCCCGAAGACGAGCGAGCTTCTGACCGCCGAGCTCGGCGTCGAGCGGGCCGTCGAGGCGATCGAGTCGGCCGACGTCCGCGCGCTCGTCGACGCCGGGCTCCACCGCGGGCGCGCCACGCGGATCCTCCGCCGGGCGAACGGGGAGGCCGGCATGGGCGTCCTCGCGACCGGCGACACGCGAGAGGTGTACGACGACCTCCTGACGCTCGCGGCGGGGTACGCCCTCACCGAACACGCGGCCGACCGGATCCGCGTCCTCACGCCCTCGCTCGACCGGGACGCGATCGAGACGAGGCTCGCGGAGGTGGTCGCCGCCCGCGACGCCTGGCGCGCCCTCGACGACGGGGAGCGCGACCGCGTGGTCGACGCGTTCGCGGCCTACGACGAGGCGGGCGGGACCGACCGCGCGGCCGTCGAGACCGCGCTCGCCCTCCGCGAGGTCGGGCTGACGGGCGAGACCTTCGACGCCCTCGCCGACCTCGACGACGACGCGCTCCGGGAGGCCGCGGACGCGCTCGGGAACGTGCGCGGCTCGCTCGGCGACGACGACGTCGAGGTGGCCCCCGGCGCGGACGACGAGCTCGACCGGCTCCGCGAGCGGCTCGCGGCGGCCGAGGACCTCGCCGACTCGGCGTTCGACGTGCTGGAGACGGTTCGCGACGGGTCGCTCCGCGATTTCGAGGCCCTGGAGGCCGCGACCGTCGACCACGTCGCGACGGAGACGGGCGTCGACCCCGCGACGGTCCGGGCGGCCGCGCCGGACGACGCGCTCGACGCCGCCGACTTCGTCTCGGCTACCCTCCGCGGGCTCGTCGAGGAGCTGTCCGCGGCGGTCGACGAGCGCGAGGCGGACGTCGCGGCCGACCTCAGCGACCGGATCGGCGACGCCGGCGGCGACGTCTCGCGGGCCGTGGAGGTCGTCTCCGACGTCGCCGTCGACCTCTCGCTCGGCCGGTTCGCGGCCGAGTACGACCTGGTCCGTCCCCGGCTCGTCGAGGACGGCCTCGCGGTCCGAAACGCTCGGAGCCCCTTCGTCGACGGCGACGTCCAGCCGGTGTCGTACGCGGTCGGGGACCACTCGCTTCCCGCCGGGGCGGGCGTCTCGGCCGCCGAGTCGCCGCCGGCGGGCGACCGGGTGAGCGTCCTCACGGGCGCGAACTCCGGCGGGAAGACGACGCTCTTGGAGACGCTGTGTGCGGTCGCGCTGCTCGCGTCGATGGGGCTCCCGGTGCCCGCCGAGGAGGCCGAGGTCGGGACGTTCGACCGGGTCGTCTTCCACCGCCGACACGCCTCCTTCAACGCCGGCGTGCTGGAGTCGACGCTGCGCTCCGTCGTCCCCCCGCTCGTCGAGGAGGGGCGGACCCTGATGCTCGTCGACGAGTTCGAGGCGATCACGGAGCCGGGGCGGGCCGCCGACCTCCTCAACGGCCTCGTCGACCTCACGGTCGAGCGCGGCGCGCTCGGGGTGTACGTCACCCACCTCGCCGACGACCTCAGCCCGCTGCCCGATCCGGCGCGGATCGACGGGATCTTCGCGGAGGGGCTCACGAACGACCTCGAGTTGCGCGTCGACTACCAGCCGCGGTTCGGCACGGTCGGGAAGTCGACCCCGGAGTTCATCGTCTCGCGGCTCGTCGCGAACGCGAGCGACCGGGCGGTCCGCGGCGGGTTCGAGCACCTGGCGGCCGCGGTCGGCGAGGAGGCCGTCCAGCGGACCCTGTCGGACGCGCGCTGGACGCCGGAGGGCGACCGATCGGCGGATGAGTGA